From the genome of Anopheles moucheti chromosome 3, idAnoMoucSN_F20_07, whole genome shotgun sequence, one region includes:
- the LOC128302988 gene encoding uncharacterized protein LOC128302988, with amino-acid sequence MADSAPPSSAPPTSASPSSAPPSSAPPSSASPSSAPPSSSPPSSPPSSSPPSSSPPSSPPSPSPSPSPSPSPSPSPSPSPSPSPSPSPSPSPSPSPSPSPSPSPSPSPSPSPSSPSPSSPSPSPSPSPSPSPSPSPSPSPSPSPSPSPSPSPSPSPSPSPSPSPSPSPSPSPSPSPSPSPSPSPSPSPSPSPSPSPSPSPSPSPSPSPSPSPSPSPSPSPSPSPSPSPSPSPSPSPSPSPSPSPSPSPSPSPSPSPSPSPSPSPSPSPSPSPSPSPSPSPSPSPSPSPSPSPSPSPSPSP; translated from the coding sequence CACCACCCTCTTCGGCACCACCTACTTCGGCATCACCTTCTTCAGCACCACCCTCTTCGGCACCACCTTCTTCGGCATCACCTTCTTCCGCACCCCCTTCTTCTTCACCACCTTCTTCCCCACCTTCTTCTTCACCACCTTCTTCTTCACCCCCTTCTTCacctccttctccttctccttctccttctccttctccttctccttctccttctccttctccttctccttctccttctccttctccttctccttctccttctccttctccttctccttctccttctccttctccttctccttctccttctccttctccttctccttcttctccttctccttcttctccttctccttctccttctccttctccttctccttctccttctccttctccttctccttctccttctccttctccttctccttctccttctccttctccttctccttctccttctccttctccttctccttctccttctccttctccttctccttctccttctccttctccttctccttctccttctccttctccttctccttctccttctccttctccttctccttctccttctccttctccttctccttctccttctccttctccttctccttctccttctccttctccttctccttctccttctccttctccttctccttctccttctccttctccttctccttctccttctccttctccttctccttctccttctccttctccttctccttctccttctccttctccttctccttctccttctccttctccttctccttctccttctccttctccttctccttctccttctccttctccttctccttctccttctccttctccttctccttctccttctccttctccttctccttctcct